One segment of Arthrobacter sp. MMS18-M83 DNA contains the following:
- a CDS encoding PspC domain-containing protein, with the protein MNKFFSIVRGIGLKRGPQRWLGGVCGGIAAKLNVDVAYVRVAYLLFCLLPGPAVVIYVVAWLLLPNQGGVIALETFLNQRSQGKK; encoded by the coding sequence ATGAACAAGTTCTTCAGCATCGTACGGGGCATCGGCCTGAAGCGCGGTCCACAGCGTTGGCTCGGAGGGGTTTGCGGCGGCATTGCCGCCAAACTGAATGTGGACGTGGCCTACGTCCGCGTAGCCTACCTGCTCTTCTGCCTTCTACCGGGGCCCGCCGTGGTGATCTACGTGGTGGCGTGGCTACTGCTTCCCAACCAGGGCGGCGTCATTGCGCTGGAAACGTTCCTCAACCAACGTTCGCAAGGCAAGAAATAG
- a CDS encoding PspC domain-containing protein, translating to MNPNSMNPEESAHPADLGQPEESRQARETGSPEEPVRPSAGSADGSGSGAPYYALPAPPQNFFTWIRSQGISRGQDRWMGGVASGIAHRFGIDPLIVRGIFIVLTVFAGIGILLYGIAWALLPEPDGRIHAQEAGAGRWSGGMTGALITTIIGLPGLGRGFWGWGWNGLPGLFWTLFWVGGVIYLIYFLVQRSKSRNGGRTMGTQHYAPAPGTPGGAYGAAQGTSYESGMHAHGAVSASGTVPPSGAGYSAPPNTGQYGAGSYGTGAYGTGGPATPSGPFNPSGPYPPGGGSSRPQRPKRQGPGAAIIAVSAGAALLAGGTLKLLDAGNVIHLGDAANAVIWATGAGVLGLGILVAGLRGRTSGLLGFLAIAALVIGGIFNIAPNADHFRLQNGQWNPVSIDDARKGFDITGANGTVDLTKLNLSAPMGSDVVVPMDVTASNIKLLIPANVPVEVQADMTFANLKQDGSAVTQSNGGTRDSFNTDKPGAKLVVKLNGTFSNVTVQEGN from the coding sequence ATGAATCCGAACAGCATGAATCCAGAGGAATCCGCACACCCCGCGGATCTCGGGCAACCCGAGGAATCCAGGCAAGCCCGGGAAACCGGCTCGCCGGAAGAACCCGTCCGGCCAAGCGCCGGCAGCGCCGATGGCAGCGGCAGCGGCGCACCGTACTACGCATTGCCCGCTCCCCCACAGAACTTTTTCACCTGGATCCGAAGCCAGGGCATCAGCCGCGGCCAGGACCGGTGGATGGGCGGCGTGGCCAGCGGCATCGCCCACCGCTTCGGCATCGATCCCTTGATCGTCCGCGGCATCTTCATCGTCCTGACCGTCTTCGCCGGTATCGGCATCCTGCTCTACGGCATCGCCTGGGCCCTCCTGCCCGAACCCGATGGCCGCATCCACGCCCAGGAAGCAGGGGCAGGCCGGTGGTCTGGAGGCATGACCGGCGCCTTGATCACCACCATCATCGGATTGCCAGGCCTCGGCCGCGGATTCTGGGGATGGGGTTGGAACGGCCTTCCGGGGCTCTTCTGGACGCTGTTCTGGGTAGGCGGCGTCATCTACCTGATCTACTTCCTGGTCCAGCGCAGCAAATCCCGCAACGGAGGACGAACCATGGGAACCCAACACTATGCCCCTGCTCCGGGCACCCCAGGCGGCGCCTACGGCGCAGCGCAGGGCACCTCATATGAAAGCGGCATGCACGCGCACGGCGCTGTATCGGCGTCGGGCACAGTGCCGCCGTCGGGCGCTGGTTATTCCGCGCCCCCCAACACCGGACAGTACGGGGCTGGCAGTTACGGGACCGGCGCCTACGGGACCGGCGGACCCGCTACTCCTTCTGGCCCCTTCAATCCTTCCGGACCCTACCCGCCGGGTGGCGGATCCAGCCGGCCCCAGCGGCCGAAGCGGCAGGGACCGGGCGCGGCCATCATAGCCGTCTCCGCGGGGGCGGCCCTCCTGGCCGGAGGCACGCTCAAGCTGCTCGACGCCGGCAACGTCATCCACCTCGGCGATGCCGCCAACGCGGTAATTTGGGCCACGGGCGCCGGAGTCCTCGGCCTCGGCATCCTGGTAGCCGGGCTTCGAGGCCGCACGTCGGGGCTGCTCGGATTCCTTGCCATTGCGGCGCTGGTGATCGGGGGCATCTTCAATATCGCACCCAATGCCGACCACTTCCGTCTCCAGAATGGACAGTGGAATCCCGTGAGCATCGACGATGCCCGCAAAGGCTTCGACATTACGGGAGCCAATGGGACCGTTGACTTGACCAAGCTAAACCTCAGCGCGCCGATGGGCTCCGACGTCGTGGTTCCGATGGACGTGACTGCCAGCAACATAAAACTCCTCATCCCGGCGAACGTGCCGGTGGAGGTCCAAGCGGACATGACCTTCGCAAACCTCAAGCAGGACGGCAGCGCCGTCACCCAAAGCAACGGTGGTACCCGGGACAGCTTCAACACTGACAAGCCCGGCGCCAAGCTGGTCGTCAAGCTCAACGGCACCTTCAGTAACGTCACCGTCCAGGAAGGAAACTGA
- a CDS encoding ATP-binding protein, translating to MTIATQRPPLVRSSDRIIAGVCGGLADHLGWPVKYVRLGMVLASCAGGAGLAFYAWLWVMVPTADESARRNSRRPASPIAPAVSMPPFAGPDPAAGAAPAPNWTPAAWAPEVPDGVVGRAPDVGAQPPPQSSTAPVFASWFRVRRIQYGKEILLGAGLLLVAAILIARQFGVEVPLGTLIPAAAILGGAAIAWMQLDETRRAGLVDKTKADQAGGWVRLAAGLALVVAGVLVMVSGSGSWEQTWLALLASIAVLGGVALVLLPWGLKFWKDLETERAGRVRETERAEIAAHLHDSVLQTLALIQRRAGSEQDVIRLARAQERELRTWLYRDAAKDSGLLAERIAAAAAEVEDAHGHAVDVVSVGDAAMTDRHEALVLAAREAMHNAARHGGGAVSVYLESSDTGSEVFVRDRGPGFDPDTVPEDRLGVKESIIGRMKRHGGTAVISSGSEGTEVRLKLPVEYDDKAENRNGETKS from the coding sequence ATGACAATCGCCACCCAACGCCCGCCGCTGGTCCGCAGCAGCGACCGCATCATTGCGGGCGTGTGCGGCGGGCTGGCCGACCACTTGGGCTGGCCCGTGAAGTACGTCCGGCTCGGGATGGTCCTTGCTTCGTGTGCCGGCGGTGCCGGTCTGGCTTTCTACGCTTGGCTTTGGGTCATGGTGCCTACGGCCGATGAGAGCGCCCGCCGCAATAGCCGCCGCCCGGCGTCGCCCATTGCTCCCGCGGTGAGCATGCCTCCGTTCGCTGGCCCTGACCCAGCCGCAGGGGCAGCGCCAGCTCCCAATTGGACTCCGGCTGCTTGGGCTCCGGAGGTCCCCGACGGTGTCGTCGGAAGGGCGCCCGACGTCGGCGCGCAGCCGCCACCGCAGTCCAGCACTGCTCCCGTCTTCGCTTCCTGGTTCAGGGTTCGGCGCATCCAGTACGGGAAAGAGATCCTGCTGGGGGCAGGTCTCCTTCTCGTGGCTGCGATCCTCATCGCCCGGCAGTTCGGCGTCGAGGTTCCCCTCGGCACCCTGATCCCGGCTGCAGCCATTCTTGGTGGCGCGGCGATCGCGTGGATGCAACTGGATGAGACGCGCAGGGCCGGACTGGTGGACAAGACGAAGGCGGACCAAGCCGGCGGGTGGGTCCGCCTCGCTGCAGGACTCGCGCTGGTGGTTGCTGGAGTTTTGGTGATGGTGTCCGGTTCCGGCTCGTGGGAGCAGACATGGCTCGCGTTGCTGGCTTCTATCGCGGTGTTGGGTGGCGTCGCCCTGGTGCTGCTGCCGTGGGGACTGAAGTTCTGGAAGGACCTTGAAACCGAGCGTGCAGGACGCGTGCGCGAGACCGAGCGGGCCGAGATTGCGGCCCATCTGCACGACTCGGTGCTGCAGACGCTTGCGTTGATCCAGCGTCGCGCCGGTTCCGAGCAAGACGTGATCCGCCTGGCACGTGCCCAGGAGCGTGAACTGCGCACGTGGCTGTATCGGGACGCCGCCAAGGATTCGGGACTCCTGGCAGAGCGGATTGCTGCGGCCGCGGCCGAGGTGGAGGACGCGCATGGGCACGCGGTGGACGTCGTCAGCGTAGGGGACGCGGCCATGACGGACAGGCACGAAGCGCTCGTCCTGGCGGCCCGCGAGGCCATGCACAATGCGGCCCGGCATGGCGGCGGAGCCGTGTCCGTCTATCTCGAGAGCTCGGACACAGGCAGCGAGGTTTTTGTGAGGGATCGAGGTCCGGGCTTTGACCCGGATACCGTGCCGGAAGACCGGCTTGGCGTCAAAGAATCAATCATCGGCCGGATGAAACGTCACGGAGGTACCGCAGTCATCAGCAGCGGCTCAGAGGGTACCGAGGTCCGCCTGAAGCTGCCCGTTGAGTACGACGACAAAGCAGAGAACCGAAACGGAGAGACCAAATCATGA
- a CDS encoding LuxR C-terminal-related transcriptional regulator, with translation MSALSEQVARTVRVVIVDDHAIFRSGLKADLDSRIDVVGEAGTVEQAIAVIAEVRPEVVLLDVHLPGGLGGGGREVISASAPLRGSTSFLALSVSDAAEDVVAVIRAGARGYVTKTISGPEISNAVIRVADGDAVFSPRLAGFVLDAFGTSPAEIADDELDRLSARELEVMRLIARGYSYKEVAKELFISIKTVETHVSAVLRKLQLSSRHELTKWAAERRLL, from the coding sequence ATGAGCGCCCTATCAGAGCAAGTAGCGCGGACGGTCCGGGTGGTGATCGTGGACGATCATGCCATTTTCCGTTCCGGGCTGAAGGCCGACCTCGATTCCAGGATCGACGTCGTGGGCGAAGCCGGAACGGTGGAACAAGCCATCGCCGTGATTGCCGAGGTCCGCCCGGAAGTCGTCCTTCTTGACGTTCACTTGCCGGGCGGCCTAGGCGGTGGCGGGCGGGAGGTCATTAGCGCGTCCGCCCCGTTGCGGGGGAGTACCAGTTTCCTGGCCCTGAGCGTGTCCGACGCCGCCGAGGACGTCGTGGCCGTCATTCGGGCCGGCGCCCGGGGCTATGTCACCAAGACCATTTCCGGCCCGGAGATCTCCAATGCAGTAATCCGCGTGGCCGACGGCGACGCCGTGTTCTCGCCGCGCCTGGCAGGTTTTGTGTTGGACGCGTTCGGGACCTCACCTGCGGAGATCGCCGACGACGAACTGGACCGCCTCTCCGCCAGGGAACTGGAAGTCATGCGCCTCATCGCGCGAGGCTACAGCTACAAGGAGGTTGCCAAGGAATTGTTCATTTCGATCAAGACCGTCGAAACCCATGTCTCCGCGGTGTTGCGCAAGCTCCAGCTCTCCAGCCGCCACGAACTGACGAAATGGGCCGCCGAGCGCCGCCTCCTCTGA
- a CDS encoding pyridoxal phosphate-dependent aminotransferase yields the protein MSAGIPAARISQRISAIAESATLAVDAKAKALKAAGRPVIGFGAGEPDFPTPDYIVKAAVEAAAQPKYHRYSPAAGLPELKQAIADKTFRDSGYKVDASQVMVTNGGKQAVYNTFATLVDPGDEVIIPTPFWTTYPEAIRLAGGVPVEVFAGPEQGYLVTVEQLEAAVTDKTKILLFVSPSNPTGAVYSAEQVAEIGKWAAAKGLWVVTDEIYEHLTYDGVPFTSIATAAPELGDKVVILNGVAKTYAMTGWRVGWMIGPADVIKAATNLQSHSTSNVSNIMQIAALAAVSGPLTAVDEMKVAFDRRRKAIVAGLNAIEGVECPTPAGAFYVYADVRGLLGKEFPTSNGPVRPSTSAELASLILDEVEVAVVPGEAFGPSGYVRLSYALGDEDLAEGVRRLQEFLGQAK from the coding sequence ATGTCTGCCGGAATACCTGCCGCCCGCATTTCACAGCGAATTTCCGCCATCGCCGAATCCGCCACCCTTGCCGTTGACGCCAAGGCCAAGGCGCTCAAGGCAGCGGGTCGTCCCGTGATTGGCTTCGGCGCCGGGGAGCCCGACTTCCCGACACCTGACTACATCGTGAAGGCCGCCGTCGAAGCCGCCGCCCAACCGAAGTACCACCGCTATTCCCCCGCAGCTGGTCTGCCGGAACTGAAGCAGGCCATTGCGGACAAGACGTTCCGCGATTCCGGTTACAAAGTCGACGCTTCCCAGGTGATGGTCACCAATGGCGGCAAACAGGCTGTGTACAACACCTTCGCCACACTTGTTGACCCGGGCGACGAAGTCATCATCCCCACGCCTTTCTGGACCACCTACCCGGAGGCAATCCGCTTGGCCGGAGGCGTGCCTGTTGAGGTCTTCGCCGGCCCGGAGCAGGGTTACCTCGTCACCGTGGAGCAGCTTGAGGCCGCGGTCACGGACAAGACGAAGATCCTGCTTTTCGTCTCCCCGTCCAACCCCACCGGTGCCGTCTACAGCGCCGAACAGGTCGCAGAGATCGGAAAATGGGCAGCGGCCAAGGGCCTCTGGGTCGTCACCGACGAAATCTATGAGCACCTGACCTACGACGGCGTGCCCTTCACCTCGATTGCCACCGCCGCCCCCGAGCTCGGCGACAAGGTGGTCATCCTCAACGGTGTGGCCAAGACTTATGCGATGACCGGATGGCGCGTCGGATGGATGATCGGTCCGGCCGATGTCATCAAGGCCGCCACCAACCTCCAGTCGCACTCGACGTCTAACGTTTCGAACATCATGCAGATCGCGGCCCTGGCCGCGGTCTCCGGTCCGCTGACCGCCGTCGACGAGATGAAGGTTGCCTTTGACCGCCGCCGCAAGGCGATTGTCGCTGGACTGAACGCGATCGAGGGTGTGGAATGCCCGACGCCGGCCGGCGCCTTCTACGTGTACGCCGACGTCCGCGGGCTGCTGGGGAAGGAGTTCCCTACGTCGAACGGTCCCGTCCGTCCGTCAACGTCTGCTGAGCTTGCGTCGCTGATCCTCGACGAAGTTGAGGTCGCAGTCGTTCCGGGCGAGGCTTTCGGTCCCTCAGGTTATGTGCGCTTGTCCTACGCCCTGGGTGACGAGGACCTCGCCGAGGGCGTTCGACGCCTGCAGGAGTTCCTCGGCCAGGCCAAGTAG
- the secE gene encoding preprotein translocase subunit SecE: MSEDQVTETAASSSKGRPAKKSDSGLFARIALFVRQVIGELKKVVAPTRKELVNYTLVVLVFVAIMMLVVTILDLAFGTGIKWVFGATGTTNH, encoded by the coding sequence ATGAGTGAGGATCAGGTGACCGAAACAGCTGCGAGCAGCTCGAAGGGCCGCCCTGCCAAGAAGTCCGATTCTGGCCTCTTCGCTCGAATTGCACTTTTTGTCCGCCAGGTAATTGGTGAACTCAAGAAGGTCGTTGCCCCCACCCGTAAGGAACTGGTCAACTACACGCTCGTGGTGCTCGTGTTCGTGGCCATCATGATGCTTGTGGTCACCATCCTGGACCTGGCTTTCGGTACGGGAATCAAATGGGTTTTCGGCGCTACTGGCACCACGAACCACTAA
- the nusG gene encoding transcription termination/antitermination protein NusG, with the protein MSEQELEVTETELDGPAESTDHAAADATEGSEVDSAAPETADVDDADQDDADALAAAAAVAPADPADEFKAKLRRQEGDWYVIHSYAGYENRVKANLETRIQTLDMEDYIFEIQVPMEEVVEIKNAQRKIINRVRIPGYVLVRMDLTDASWGAVRHTPGVTGFVGNAHNPVPLRLDEVFSMLAPVFEEQQAEKGKPVNKQHQTPVDIDFEVGESVIVKEGPFETLPATISEIKMDSQTLVVLVSIFERETPVTLAFNQVSKI; encoded by the coding sequence GTGTCTGAGCAGGAGCTCGAGGTAACTGAGACTGAGCTGGATGGGCCGGCTGAAAGTACGGACCACGCCGCGGCTGACGCCACGGAAGGGTCCGAGGTCGATTCTGCTGCGCCCGAAACTGCCGACGTCGACGACGCCGACCAGGATGACGCCGACGCCCTGGCCGCCGCTGCAGCTGTAGCGCCCGCCGACCCCGCTGACGAGTTCAAGGCCAAGCTTCGCCGCCAGGAAGGTGACTGGTACGTCATCCACTCCTACGCCGGCTACGAAAACCGCGTCAAGGCCAACCTTGAGACCCGAATCCAGACCCTGGACATGGAAGATTACATCTTCGAAATCCAGGTGCCCATGGAGGAAGTGGTCGAGATCAAGAACGCCCAGCGCAAGATCATCAACCGCGTGCGCATTCCGGGTTACGTCCTCGTCCGCATGGACCTGACTGACGCATCCTGGGGCGCCGTTCGCCACACCCCGGGTGTCACCGGCTTCGTGGGTAACGCCCACAACCCCGTCCCTCTTCGCCTCGACGAGGTCTTCTCCATGCTGGCTCCGGTCTTCGAAGAGCAGCAGGCCGAGAAGGGCAAGCCGGTCAACAAGCAGCACCAGACCCCGGTCGACATCGACTTCGAGGTCGGAGAGTCGGTCATCGTCAAGGAAGGTCCGTTCGAGACCCTTCCCGCAACGATCTCCGAGATCAAGATGGATTCCCAGACGCTTGTGGTTCTGGTGTCTATCTTCGAACGCGAAACCCCGGTGACGCTCGCATTCAACCAGGTCTCCAAGATCTAG
- the rplK gene encoding 50S ribosomal protein L11, with translation MAPKKKVTGLIKLQIQAGAANPAPPIGPALGQHGVNIMEFCKAYNAATEAQRGNVIPVEITVYEDRSFTFITKTPPAAELIKKAAGVAKGSPTPHTVKVAKLTQAQVNEIATTKMEDLNATSLEGAAKIIAGTARSMGITVEG, from the coding sequence TTGGCTCCCAAGAAGAAGGTCACCGGCCTCATCAAGCTGCAGATCCAGGCAGGCGCCGCCAACCCGGCCCCGCCGATCGGTCCTGCGCTTGGCCAGCACGGTGTCAACATCATGGAATTCTGCAAGGCGTACAACGCCGCAACGGAAGCCCAGCGCGGAAACGTTATCCCGGTTGAAATCACGGTCTACGAAGACCGCTCCTTCACCTTCATCACCAAGACCCCGCCGGCTGCAGAGCTCATCAAGAAGGCTGCAGGCGTTGCCAAGGGTTCGCCCACGCCGCACACCGTCAAGGTTGCCAAGCTGACCCAGGCACAGGTTAACGAGATCGCCACCACCAAGATGGAAGACCTCAACGCCACCAGCCTTGAGGGCGCTGCCAAGATAATTGCCGGCACCGCACGCTCCATGGGCATCACCGTCGAAGGCTAA
- the rplA gene encoding 50S ribosomal protein L1 translates to MAKRSKAYEAAVAKIEADKFYAPFEAIKLAKDTNPSKFDATVEVAFRLGVDPRKADQMVRGTVNLPHGTGKTARVLVFATGDKAEAAIAAGADFVGSDDLIEKIAAGWTDFDAAVATPDLMGKVGRLGKVLGPRNLMPNPKTGTVTADVTKAVNDIKGGKIDFRVDKHSNLHFIIGKVSFDELKLAENYAAALEEVLRLKPSASKGRYIQKATVATTFGPGISVDPNVTKVLTEA, encoded by the coding sequence ATGGCAAAGCGCAGCAAAGCATATGAGGCAGCCGTAGCCAAGATCGAGGCAGACAAGTTCTACGCCCCGTTCGAGGCCATCAAGCTCGCCAAGGACACCAACCCGTCCAAGTTCGACGCCACCGTTGAGGTTGCTTTCCGTTTGGGCGTCGACCCGCGTAAGGCCGACCAGATGGTCCGCGGCACTGTCAACCTGCCGCACGGCACGGGAAAGACTGCCCGGGTCCTGGTTTTCGCGACGGGCGACAAGGCCGAAGCAGCAATCGCTGCAGGCGCCGACTTCGTTGGTTCCGATGACCTGATCGAAAAGATCGCAGCCGGCTGGACCGACTTCGACGCCGCAGTGGCAACCCCTGACCTCATGGGCAAGGTTGGCCGCCTCGGTAAGGTCCTCGGCCCGCGTAACCTCATGCCGAACCCGAAGACCGGTACCGTGACCGCAGACGTCACCAAGGCTGTCAACGACATCAAGGGCGGCAAGATCGACTTCCGCGTCGACAAGCACTCGAACCTGCACTTCATCATCGGCAAGGTTTCCTTTGACGAGCTGAAGCTGGCCGAGAACTACGCAGCTGCTCTGGAAGAGGTGCTTCGCCTGAAGCCGTCCGCTTCCAAGGGCCGCTACATCCAGAAGGCTACCGTCGCCACCACGTTCGGCCCGGGCATCTCCGTTGACCCGAACGTCACCAAGGTTCTCACCGAGGCGTAA
- a CDS encoding GNAT family N-acetyltransferase, with the protein MTGLLPDFSIYEFHLPESLEGRDGEEFRELSAAMDAMVLEIWGNLDRASSAPVRLSGWRDTPYEVSRNFLARVDGGIVGYASCHVPVKDNVGTAWLHVDVLQRYRRRGIGTALLRTVEEVAKAQGRHVLQAHTEHPVAFEGAGRLDPAAGAGGVPGDGPGVAFCLKNGYRLEQTSRFSRLEMDHDAEWANLEFMAHSKADAAYGVLGWTNRCPGEYVEQMAVLMGRMSTDTPAGGLEIEAEAWDATRVRQLEDTTLAEGRTALVAAAQHRPTGELAAYTVIYLDPAKPWMADQDDTLVASPHRGHGLGMLVKLANLRRLQAEYPAVQRVMTFNAEENEHMLAINVKLGFRPVGYDGEWQKRTK; encoded by the coding sequence ATGACAGGCCTGCTTCCGGACTTCAGCATCTATGAGTTCCATCTGCCGGAGTCCCTGGAAGGGCGGGACGGCGAGGAGTTCCGTGAACTCTCGGCCGCGATGGACGCAATGGTGCTGGAAATTTGGGGAAACTTGGACAGGGCATCGTCGGCGCCCGTCCGGCTTTCTGGATGGCGCGACACCCCCTACGAGGTATCCAGGAACTTTCTTGCGCGGGTTGACGGAGGCATCGTTGGCTACGCTTCCTGCCACGTTCCGGTCAAAGACAACGTCGGCACGGCATGGCTACATGTAGATGTCCTGCAGAGATACCGCCGGCGTGGAATCGGAACCGCCTTGCTCCGCACCGTGGAGGAAGTCGCGAAGGCACAGGGAAGGCATGTCTTGCAGGCGCACACCGAACACCCCGTCGCCTTCGAAGGGGCCGGTCGGCTTGATCCTGCCGCGGGAGCCGGGGGAGTGCCCGGAGATGGTCCGGGCGTCGCGTTCTGCCTCAAGAACGGATACAGACTGGAACAGACAAGTAGGTTCAGCAGACTGGAAATGGACCACGACGCGGAGTGGGCGAACCTTGAGTTCATGGCGCATTCCAAAGCGGATGCCGCATACGGGGTCCTTGGCTGGACGAACCGTTGCCCCGGCGAATACGTGGAGCAGATGGCGGTTCTCATGGGCCGGATGAGCACGGATACTCCCGCGGGAGGCCTTGAGATTGAGGCAGAGGCTTGGGACGCGACACGCGTCAGGCAACTTGAGGACACTACCCTTGCCGAGGGCCGGACCGCCCTTGTGGCAGCTGCACAACATCGCCCAACGGGTGAACTCGCCGCTTACACCGTGATTTACCTCGATCCTGCGAAGCCGTGGATGGCCGATCAGGACGACACCTTGGTGGCAAGTCCGCACCGAGGCCACGGATTGGGGATGCTCGTGAAATTGGCGAACCTGAGGCGACTGCAAGCAGAATATCCGGCTGTCCAACGCGTCATGACTTTTAACGCCGAGGAAAACGAACATATGCTGGCCATCAACGTAAAGCTCGGCTTCCGACCGGTGGGATACGACGGCGAATGG